One window from the genome of Rhinolophus ferrumequinum isolate MPI-CBG mRhiFer1 chromosome 22, mRhiFer1_v1.p, whole genome shotgun sequence encodes:
- the LOC117014960 gene encoding small proline-rich protein 4-like, with protein MSFQQQKQQQQLPLPQKAQQQQVKQPCQPPPSKCQEACAPQTKDPCAPHAQKQSPPKGTAVPAQQKCPLAQQAPQSKQK; from the coding sequence ATGTCTTtccagcagcagaagcagcagcagcagctgccccTGCCCCAGAAGGCCCAGCAGCAGCAGGTGAAGCAGCCCTGTCAGCCACCACCCAGCAAATGCCAGGAGGCGTGTGCACCCCAAACCAAGGATCCATGTGCGCCCCACGCCCAGAAGCAAAGCCCCCCCAAGGGCACAGCCGTCCCTGCCCAGCAGAAGTGCCCCTTGGCCCAACAAGCCCCCCAGAGTAAACAGAAGTAA
- the LOC117014912 gene encoding cornifin alpha-like encodes MSSHQQKQPFVPPPQLQQQQVKQPSQPPPQEPCVPKTKEACHTKVPEPCHPKVPEPCPTKVPEPCPTKVPEPCHTKVPEPCPTKVPEPCHTKVPEPCHTKIPEPCHTKVPEPCHTKVPEPCPTKVPEPSHPKVPEPCPSTVIPAPVQQTKQK; translated from the coding sequence ATGAGTTCCCACCAGCAGAAGCAGCCCTTCGTCCCACCCCctcagctgcagcagcagcaggtgaaacagccctcccagcctcctccccaggAACCATGTGTCCCCAAAACCAAGGAGGCGTGCCACACCAAGGTGCCAGAGCCATGCCACCCCAAGGTTCCGGAGCCATGTCCCACCAAGGTTCCGGAGCCATGTCCCACCAAGGTTCCGGAGCCGTGTCACACCAAGGTTCCAGAGCCATGTCCCACCAAGGTTCCAGAGCCGTGTCACACCAAGGTTCCAGAGCCATGTCATACCAAGATTCCAGAGCCGTGTCACACCAAGGTTCCGGAGCCGTGTCACACCAAGGTTCCAGAGCCGTGTCCCACCAAGGTTCCGGAGCCCAGCCACCCCAAGGTCCCTGAGCCATGTCCCTCAACGGTCATCCCAGCGCCAGTTCAGCAGACCAAGCAGAAGTAA